The window GGAGATAGCCTCCTCTAGCCTTCCCGAGCGCGCCCGCATGCGCCGTTTCAGGGAGCGCTCGGCGTAGACCTCGGCGAAGTCCGCCCCGCCCTGAAGGGCCCGCCGGAGCACCGCCTCCACCGTTTCGGTTGGGAGCATGGCAAGACTCTACCCGGAGACTGACCGGCGGGTCAAGGGGAGGAGGGCGTGGACGGCCCCTTCCAGGGCAAGCCAGGGGTCCTTCCCCTCCTTGGCCCGGCGCTCGGCGGCGATGAGGACGTCCAGGGCTTCCCGGAGGGCGGGGGCCTCGAGGGTGCGGGCGAGCTCCAGGGCGCGCCGGGCGGCGTAGGGGTGGGCCTCGAGGCGGGGGAGGTCCTCCTCCTTGGGCCTGGGATTTTCCCTGAGAAGGAGGTGAGCCCGGGCCAGGAGAGCGAACTGCCAGGAAAAGGCCCCTAGGACCTTGAGGGGCTCTTCCCCCTCTTCCCAAAGGGCCCTAAGGCGGCGGAAGGCCTCCTTGGCGTCCCCCTCCAGCACCGCCCGCACCAGGTCGAACCCGGTGACGGGGGGCCTTAGGGCCACCACCCGCTCCACCTTTTCCAGGGTGAGGGGCGGGGTTAAGAGGGCAAGCTTCTCCAGCTCCCTTTCCAAGGCCTCCAGGTCGGCCTCGAGGCTGGCCAGGTACTGGGCCACCCCCGAAGGGAGCTTGAGGCCCAGCCGCTTGGCCCGGTTCTCCAGGTGGCGCAGGAGGTCCTTGCCCTTGGGGGTGGGGAAGTCCCGCCGCTCTCGGGAGCGGTAGAAGGCCGCCCGGGCGGGGGTGGGCTTGGGGTCCAGGAGGAGGACAGGGACGTTTTCCGGAACTCGCTCAAGGAGGGGCTTGAGGGCCTTCCACTCCCCCTCCCCCACCTCCCTTAGATCCAAAAGGGCCCCCGCCTCGCCGAAAAGCCCCGGGGAGAGGGCCTCCGCCAAGGCCTCCGGGGTGGGCTCCGTGAAGCGGGAAAGCCCCCAGACCCGGGCCTCTTGCAGGAGGGCCTCCTTGGCCAAAAAGGGGTCGCCGGTGAAGGCGAGGACCATCTAGAAGGCGCTAAGCCCCGTGGCCTCCCGGCCCAGGACCAGGGTGTGGATGTCGTGGGTGCCCTCGTAGGTGTAGACGGTTTCCAGGTTGAGCATGTGGCGGATGGCGTGGTACTCCAGGGTGATTCCGCTTCCCCCCAGGATGTCCCGGGCGAGCCTGGCCGCCTCCAGCGCTTTCTTGACGTTTTGCCGCTTGGCCAGGGAGACCTGGGCTGGGGTGAGCTTCCCCTCGTCCTTAAGCCGGGCGAGCCGCCAGGCCAAAAGAAGCCCTTCCGTGTGCCAGGAAAGCATGTCGGCCAGCTTGGCCTGCACCAGCTGCTTTTGGGCGATGGGGGTGCCAAAGGTGGCGCGGCTTTGGGCGAAGGCTACCGCCTCCTGGTAGACCGCCTCCAGGGCCCCCATGGCCCCCCAGGCGATGCCGAAGCGGGCCTGGGTGAGGCAGGAAAGGGGTGCTTTGAGCCCTTCCGCCTTGGGCAGGCGCAAGGACTCGGGCACCCGCACCTCCTCGAGGATGAGCTCGCTGGTCACCGAGGCCCTGAGGCTCATCTTGTGCTTCACCTCCCGGGCCTGGAACCCAGGGGTGTCCGTGGGGACGAGGAAACCCAGAACCCGCCCCTCCTCGTCCTTGGCCCAGATAACGGCCAGGTGGGCCAGGTTGCCGTTGGTGATCCACATCTTGGTGCCGTTGAGGACCCAGGTGTCCCCCTCCCGGCGGGCCCGGGTCTTCATGTTGCCGTAGGGGTCCGAGCCCCCGTCGGGCTCGGTGAGGCCGAAGCACCCCACCAGCTCCCCCCGGGCGAGCTTAGGCAGGAACTCCCGCTTTTGCGCCTCGCTCCCGTAGGCGTAGATGGGGTACATGACCAAGGAGCTCTGCACGCTCACGAAGCTCCTTAACCCCGAGTCCACCCGTTCCAGCTCGTAGGCGATGAGGCCATAGGCGGCGCTGGAAACCCCTGCCCCCCCGTACTCCGGGGGCAGGGTGGGGCCTAGGAAGCCCAACTCGGCGAAGCGGGGGATGAGGTGGGTGGGGAAGACCCCTTCCTCCCACCAGTCGCGGATATAGGGCAGGGCCTCCTTCTCCAGGAAGCGGCGGGCGGCCTTCTGTACCTCCTTCTCCTCGGGGGTAAGGAGGTCTTCCAGGGCGTAAAAGTCCAGCATGGGGCACCTCTTCTAGAGCATACCCGCCAGGAAGCCCTCTTCCCGGATGGTGCGGATCAGGTCCATGACCGTGAGGGACTGGGGGTCGTACTCCACCAGGACCTGGGCGGGGCCGGTGGCCTGGGCCTGGGCCACCCCTTCCAGGGCCTTGAGCGCCGTGAGGATCCTTTCCATCCCCTCGGGGGTGGGTTCCCCCCGGATGCCGATGAGGACGCGGTTCATGCCCCTCATTCTAAGACGCCCCGGGTCTCGCCCCTCGCCCCCCGGCTGCCCAAGACCCGCACCGCCAGGACCAAGGGTCCGATGGCGAAGCCCTGGGCCTTTAGGGCTTCCTCCAGGTCCCTCCGTTCAGGGTCTAGGTGGAGGGCCACCTGGTAGACCCCGGCGTCGTAGGCGCTTTTGACCACGGCGGCGAGAAGGCCTTCCAGGGCCTCTTGGCTTTGCCCCTCTATGCGGGCGATGAGGACGGTGGCCGCCTCTCCCTGCCATACCGCCTGGGCCAGGGCGAAGCCCAGGGGCG is drawn from Thermus sp. LT1-2-5 and contains these coding sequences:
- the holA gene encoding DNA polymerase III subunit delta, with the translated sequence MVLAFTGDPFLAKEALLQEARVWGLSRFTEPTPEALAEALSPGLFGEAGALLDLREVGEGEWKALKPLLERVPENVPVLLLDPKPTPARAAFYRSRERRDFPTPKGKDLLRHLENRAKRLGLKLPSGVAQYLASLEADLEALERELEKLALLTPPLTLEKVERVVALRPPVTGFDLVRAVLEGDAKEAFRRLRALWEEGEEPLKVLGAFSWQFALLARAHLLLRENPRPKEEDLPRLEAHPYAARRALELARTLEAPALREALDVLIAAERRAKEGKDPWLALEGAVHALLPLTRRSVSG
- a CDS encoding acyl-CoA dehydrogenase family protein, encoding MLDFYALEDLLTPEEKEVQKAARRFLEKEALPYIRDWWEEGVFPTHLIPRFAELGFLGPTLPPEYGGAGVSSAAYGLIAYELERVDSGLRSFVSVQSSLVMYPIYAYGSEAQKREFLPKLARGELVGCFGLTEPDGGSDPYGNMKTRARREGDTWVLNGTKMWITNGNLAHLAVIWAKDEEGRVLGFLVPTDTPGFQAREVKHKMSLRASVTSELILEEVRVPESLRLPKAEGLKAPLSCLTQARFGIAWGAMGALEAVYQEAVAFAQSRATFGTPIAQKQLVQAKLADMLSWHTEGLLLAWRLARLKDEGKLTPAQVSLAKRQNVKKALEAARLARDILGGSGITLEYHAIRHMLNLETVYTYEGTHDIHTLVLGREATGLSAF
- a CDS encoding cation transporter encodes the protein MNRVLIGIRGEPTPEGMERILTALKALEGVAQAQATGPAQVLVEYDPQSLTVMDLIRTIREEGFLAGML
- a CDS encoding DUF1999 family protein, with the protein product MRFRPFTEFDLEALNQVAGDRPLSLGAVRHFARTGHSFLAEEGEAPLGFALAQAVWQGEAATVLIARIEGQSQEALEGLLAAVVKSAYDAGVYQVALHLDPERRDLEEALKAQGFAIGPLVLAVRVLGSRGARGETRGVLE